The following coding sequences lie in one Helicobacter sp. MIT 21-1697 genomic window:
- a CDS encoding response regulator transcription factor — MSAKILLLEDDFVLSEILLEFLQEQGYNVRLCDNAKDALDCAYEQYFDLWILDVKVPQGNGFDVLKQLRECGKDTPAIFITSLDRIDDLHNGYKVGCDDYIKKPFELLELQCRINTLLKRPFSHTHKDFILLPNGFKFGILTQLLYDENGVVIPLTQKESLLLSLLLQHKGSYVSQEIIFDTLWEYEQEPSEMSLRVYVKNLRKILGKDSILNQRGRGYCYNV, encoded by the coding sequence AGATGATTTTGTGCTTTCAGAGATTCTATTGGAATTTTTGCAAGAGCAAGGTTATAATGTGCGATTATGCGACAATGCTAAAGATGCGCTAGATTGCGCTTATGAGCAATATTTTGATTTGTGGATTTTAGATGTGAAAGTGCCTCAAGGCAATGGATTTGATGTGCTTAAACAATTGCGGGAGTGCGGAAAAGATACGCCTGCTATTTTTATCACTTCACTTGATAGAATAGATGATTTGCACAATGGATATAAGGTAGGTTGTGATGATTATATCAAAAAGCCATTTGAACTCTTAGAGCTTCAATGTCGTATCAATACGCTGCTCAAGCGTCCATTTTCACACACTCATAAGGATTTTATTCTTTTACCTAATGGCTTTAAGTTTGGGATACTCACTCAATTACTTTATGATGAAAATGGCGTAGTTATTCCTCTTACACAAAAAGAAAGCTTACTTTTATCGCTTTTGCTTCAGCATAAAGGAAGTTATGTCTCTCAAGAGATAATTTTTGATACACTTTGGGAATATGAACAAGAACCAAGCGAAATGAGTTTGCGTGTGTATGTTAAGAATCTACGCAAAATTTTGGGCAAAGATAGCATTTTAAATCAGCGTGGGCGAGGGTATTGCTACAATGTGTGA